The region GCGCCATCTCGGCGTGGAACGAGGACGCGGAGGACCTCTTCGGGTACGCCGCCGAGCAGGTCATCGGCAAGCCCCTCACCGACCTCGCGGCGTGGCCCCACACCCCGGGCACCAGCACCGGCATCGTCGAGGCCCTCCAACTCTCGCGCTGGGAGGGCAGTTACGGGCTCCGGGGCGCGAGCGGCCGCGTGACCCCGGTCTACGCCTCCCACCTCCGCGTCCGTGACACCGGTGGCGAACCCTCCACGGTCTGCCTCCTCGTACGCGACCATGAACGCGCCGTCCTGCAGACCCCGTTGCGGGTGTCGGCCACCGACACGACGACCAGCTCCGAGGGCCAGGCCACGGACCCCTTCGAGGTCTTCATCGGCTCCCCCGCCCCGGACGACCTGGACGGCCTCCTCCAGCGCACGGTGGAGCGCGCCCGCGACATGCTCGACGGCGACTCCGCCTTCCTGCTCCTTGCGACCGACGACGAGACGGAGTTGGAGGTACGAGCCTCGACGGGCCTGCCCTCCGCCCGCCAGCGCTTCGCCCGTGTCCCCGTCGAGGCGGGCCCCGGCCGTTACGGCTCGGCCCGTATGCCCGCCGTCCACGAGGACCTGACGGTCGTCCCCGGCGCCGTACCGCTGCTGGCCGGCACCGGCATGCGCTCGGTCGTCACGGTCCCGCTGAAGGTCGAGGGCCGCCTCACCGGCTCCCTCGGTGTCGCGGCCGAGGGACCCGCCCGCTACTCCAACGAGGAGGCCCTGCGCCTCCAGTTCGCCGCCGACCGCATCGCGCTCGCGGTGGAATCGGCCCGCCTGGGCGAGCTGGAACGCCTGCGCCGCGGCTCGCTGAGCTTCCTCGTCGAGGCCTCCGACCTCCTCGCCGGCACCCTGGACCGCGACCAGACACTCGCCCTCATGGCCCAGATGACGGTCCCGACCCTCGCCACCTGGTGCGCGGTCTACACGATCGCCGACCAGGCCTCGGACCCGTACCTCTCGTACGTCCTGCACGAGGACGAGGAACGCATCGACGGCCTCAAGGCCCTGCTCTCGAAGATCGCTCCGCCGGACCCGGTCCCCACCCCCGGCGCCCGCGTCTGGGCGGCCCCGGGCGAGGCGGCCCACCAGGCGGCCCTGCGCACCTCCATGCGCAGCCTGGGCCTCGGCGAGCCCGCCTCGGTCACCTCCGGCATCGGTACGACCCTGGCGACGGCCGCGGCGGTCGGCGGGGAGACCGTCGTCCTGCCCCTGGTGGCCCGCAACCGCGTCATCGGCATGCTGACGCTCGGCAAGCCCTCCGACGAACACTTCCGCCAGGAAATCCTGGAACTGGCCGAGGACCTGTCCCGCAGGGCCGCTCTGGCCCTCGACAACGCCCGCCTGTACTCGGAGCGCACGGCCATCAGCCAGTCCCTCCAGCGCAGCCTCCTGCCGCCCGACCTGCCGCACATCGACGGCGTCGAGGTCGAGGTCATCTACCGCGCGGCCGGCGAGGGCAACGAGGTCGGCGGCGACTTCTACGACCTCTTCCCGATTCGTGACGGCGTCTACGGCTTCGCCATCGGCGACGTCTGCGGTACGGGTCCGGAGGCGGCGGCGGTCACGGGCCTCGCCCGGCACGCCCTGCGCCTCCTGGCCCGCGAGGGCTTCGGCGGCCCTGCGGTCCTGGAGCGCCTGAACTCCGCGATCCTGGACGAGGGCGCCCGCAGCCGCTTCCTGACCCTGCTGTACGGCGAGTTGTGGCCCCAGGAGGACGGCAGCGCCATGCTGAAGGTGGTCTGCGCGGGCCACCCGCTCCCGCTCCGCCTGCGCCAGGACGGCACCGTCGAGGCGGCCGCCGAACCGCAGCCCCTCCTCGGCGTCATGGAGGACCTGGAGCTGTACGAGCAGACCATCACCCTCGACCCGGGCGACGTACTGTTGTGCGTGACGGACGGCGTCACCGAACGCCGCGAGGGCACCCGCATGTTGGGCGACGACGGCCTCACGGACGTCCTCACCACGTGCACGGGCCTCACGGCGGGAGCGGTGGCCGCCCGCGTCATGCGCGCGGTCGAACGCTTCGCCTCCGACGCCCCGTCCGACGACATGGCGATTCTGGCGATGCGGGTGCCGGGCCTCCAGCGGGACTGAGGTCGGGCCCGGCTCCGGGGAGCCGCCTCCGGGATATGAGAAAGGCCCCCGCCCGTAAGGGCGGAGGCCTTTTCTGCTGGAGCCCCCCAACGGAATCGAACCGTTGACCTTCTCCTTACCATGGAGACGCTCTGCCGACTGAGCTAGGGGGGCCAGTCGCCTTTTCGAGGTTTCCCTCGCGGCAACAAAATAGATCATACCCCGAACAGGAGCGTGCTCCCAACCAGTCCCGCCGGATCAGAAGGCCGGCTGCAGCAATCCCCCGAGCGCATTGCACGCGGAGACGATCCGCTGCATCTCCCGCCTCGTCAACGACGCGTCCACGGGCAGCGCGAGGGTCTCGTCGGCGGCCCGCTCCGTCTCCGGAAGGTGCACGTCCCGGCGGAACCCGGGCAGCCGGTGCACAGGCGTCTTCACCGGAACCCGGCACTCAACCCCCTTGGCCCGTACGGCCCGCGCGAAGGCGTCCCGGTCCGGCCGGCCATTGCCGGGCACGCGCACGACGTACTGCTGATATGTGTGCCCGTCGCCGCCGTCCGGCGTACGCACTCCGCTCAGCCGCCCGTCGAGATAGGCGGCCCGCTCCCTGCGCTGCGCGATCTCGTCGTACGGCGCCTCGGACTCGCCCAGTTCCAGCACCAGGAGCCCGCGTCGCTGCCCGACGTCCCGCAGCCGCGCCATGTCGGCCGACCGACCGAAGCGGTGTACGACGACTATGGCGGTCGACCGCGGGGTCACGGCCGCCTCGACAGCGCCGGCCTCGAGGCAGTACGTCACCGGGTCTATGTCGGCGAAGACGGCCGACGCACCGACCTGGGTCGCGGCCTCCGCGACCTCGACGTTCCCGAACGCCGGCACGATGACCTCGTCGCCGACTCCGACGCCCGCGGCCCTGAGCATTGCAGCAGTACCCATGCCGCGGATGCTTGTCGCGCAAAGTGAACGCAAAGTGTCGGACAACAAAAAAGAGCTGGTCCCCGAACCGAAGTTCGGGGACCAGCTCCTTTAATATGAGTTCGGCGGCGTCCTACTCTCCCACAGGGTCCCCCCTGCAGTACCATCGGCGCTGTGAGGCTTAGCTTCCGGGTTCGGAATGTAACCGGGCGTTTCCCTCACGCTATGACCACCGAAACACTATGAAACTGTCACTACCGCACCATGCCCAGTGGCCCTGGGAATGGGGTTGTTCGTGGTTTCAGAACCAACACAGTGGACGCGAGCAACTGAGGACAAGCCCTCGGCCTATTAGTACCGGTCACCTCCAGCGGTTACCCGCCTTCCAGATCCGGCCTATCAACCCAGTCGTCTACTGGGAGCCTTAACCCCTCAAGGGGGTGGGAATACTCATCTCGAAGCAGGCTTCCCGCTTAGATGCTTTCAGCGGTTATCCCTCCCGAACGTAGCCAACCAGCCATGCCCTTGGCAGGACAACTGGCACACCAGAGGTTCGTCCGTCCCGGTCCTCTCGTACTAGGGACAGCCCTTCTCAATATTCCTACGCGCACAGCGGATAGGGACCGAACTGTCTCACGACGTTCTAAACCCAGCTCGCGTACCGCTTTAATGGGCGAACAGCCCAACCCTTGGGACCGACTCCAGCCCCAGGATGCGACGAGCCGACATCGAGGTGCCAAACCATCCCGTCGATATGGACTCTTGGGGAAGATCAGCCTGTTATCCCCGGGGTACCTTTTATCCGTTGAGCGACGGCGCTTCCACAAGCCACCGCCGGATCACTAGTCCCGACTTTCGTCCCTGCTCGACCCGTCGGTCTCACAGTCAAGCTCCCTTGTGCACTTACACTCAACACCTGATTACCAACCAGGCTGAGGGAACCTTTGGGCGCCTCCGTTACTCTTTAGGAGGCAACCGCCCCAGTTAAACTACCCATCAGACACTGTCCCTGATCCGGATCACGGACCCAGGTTAGACATCCAGCACGACCAGAGTGGTATTTCAACGACGACTCCACAACAGCTGGCGCTGCCGCTTCAAAGTCTCCCACCTATCCTACACAAGCCGAACCGAACACCAATATCAAACTGTAGTAAAGGTCCCGGGGTCTTTCCGTCCTGCTGCGCGAAACGAGCATCTTTACTCGTAGTGCAATTTCACCGGGCCTATGGTTGAGACAGTCGAGAAGTCGTTACGCCATTCGTGCAGGTCGGAACTTACCCGACAAGGAATTTCGCTACCTTAGGATGGTTATAGTTACCACCGCCGTTTACTGGCGCTTAAGTTCTCAGCTTCGCCACCCCGAAGAGTGACTAACCGGTCCCCTTAACGTTCCAGCACCGGGCAGGCGTCAGTCCGTATACATCGCCTTACGGCTTCGCACGGACCTGTGTTTTTAGTAAACAGTCGCTTCTCGCTGGTCTCTGCGGCCACCCCCAGCTCAGAGTGCAAGACTCATCACCGGTGATGGCCCCCCTTCTCCCGAAGTTACGGGGGCATTTTGCCGAGTTCCTTAACCATAGTTCACCCGAACGCCTCGGTATTCTCTACCTGACCACCTGAGTCGGTTTAGGGTACGGGCCGCCATGAAACTCGCTAGAGGCTTTTCTCGACAGCATAGGATCATCCACTTCACCACAATCGGCTCGGCATCAGGTCTCAGACTATGTGCCAGGCGGATTTACCTACCTGACGTCCTACACCCTTACCCCGGGACAACCACCGCCCGGGATGGACTACCTTCCTGCGTCACCCCATCACTCACCTACTGCAGGTCTGGTCCGTCGGCTCCACCACTCCCCTTTGCCCGAAGGCTCCGGGGCGGCTTCACGGACTTAGCATCGCCTGGTTCAATGTTTGACGCTTCACAGCGGGTACCGGAATATCAACCGGTTATCCATCGACTACGCCTGTCGGCCTCGCCTTAGGTCCCGACTTACCCTGGGCAGATCAGCTTGACCCAGGAACCCTTAGTCAATCGGCGCACACGTTTCTCACGTGTGTATCGCTACTCATGCCTGCATTCTCACTCGTGAACCGTCCACCACTGCCTTCCGGCGCGGCTTCACCCGGCACACGACGCTCCCCTACCCATCACAGCCGCCGTTGGGCGTATTGCTGCAATGACACGACTTCGGCGGTACGCTTGAGCCCCGCTACATTGTCGGCGCGGAATCACTAGACCAGTGAGCTATTACGCACTCTTTCAAGGGTGGCTGCTTCTAAGCCAACCTCCTGGTTGTCTCTGCGACTCCACATCCTTTCCCACTTAGCGTACGCTTAGGGGCCTTAGTCGATGCTCTGGGCTGTTTCCCTCTCGACCATGGAGCTTATCCCCCACAGTCTCACTGCCGCGCTCTCACTTACCGGCATTCGGAGTTTGGCTAAGGTCAGTAACCCGGTAGGGCCCATCGCCTATCCAGTGCTCTACCTCCGGCAAGAAACACACGACGCTGCACCTAAATGCATTTCGGGGAGAACCAGCTATCACGGAGTTTGATTGGCCTTTCACCCCTAACCACAGGTCATCCCCCAGGTTTTCAACCCTGGTGGGTTCGGTCCTCCACGACCTCTTACAGCCGCTTCAACCTGCCCATGGCTAGATCACTCCGCTTCGGGTCTTGAGCGCGCTACTATGTCGCCCTATTCGGACTCGCTTTCGCTACGGCTTCCCCACACGGGTTAACCTCGCAACACACCGCAAACTCGCAGGCTCATTCTTCAAAAGGCACGCAGTCACGACGCACTGAGTAAACTCAATGCGCGACGCTCCCACGGCTTGTAGGCACACGGTTTCAGGTACTATTTCACTCCGCTCCCGCGGTACTTTTCACCATTCCCTCACGGTACTATCCGCTATCGGTCACCAGGGAATATTTAGGCTTAGCGGGTGGTCCCGCCAGATTCACACGGGATTTCTCGGGCCCCGTGCTACTTGGGTGTTTCTCAAACGAGCCGTTGACGTTTCGACTACGGGGGTCTTACCCTCTACGCCGGACCTTTCGCATGTCCTTCGCCTACATCAACGGTTTCTGACTCGTCTCACGGCCGGCAGACCGTGAAAGAGAAATCCCACAACCCCACATACGCAACCCCTGCCGGGTCTCACACGCATATGGTTTGGCCTCATCCAGTTTCGCTCGCCACTACTCCCGGAATCACGGTTGTTTTCTCTTCCTGCGGGTACTGAGATGTTTCACTTCCCCGCGTTCCCTCCACTTGCCCTATGTGTTCAGGCAAGGGTGACAGCCCATGACGACTGCCGGGTTTCCCCATTCGGAAACCCCCGGATCAAAGCCTGGTTGACGACTCCCCGGGGACTATCGTGGCCTCCCACGTCCTTCATCGGTTCCTGGTGCCAAGGCATCCACCGTGCGCCCTTAAAAACTTGGCCACAGATGCTCGCGTCCACTGTGCAGTTCTCAAACAACGACCAACCACCCATCACCCCCGGTTACCACCGGAGTTCACTGGGGCCGGCACTGAAGGCAGCCAACAATCGGCCGTACCCTCAGACACCCAACAGCGTGCCCGACACCCCCGCCACTCATGATCAGCTTTCCACGCCCCGAAGAGCAGTACTCACAGCCTGAGATGACTGAAGATGCCGAATAATCAACGTTCCACCCATGAGCAACCACCGTCGAACGTGTGCCGACGTAATGGCCCTGGACCACCAAGCAAGCTTGGCGGCCTAGATGCTCCTTAGAAAGGAGGTGATCCAGCCGCACCTTCCGGTACGGCTACCTTGTTACGACTTCGTCCCAATCGCCAGTCCCACCTTCGACAGCTCCCTCCCACAAGGGGTTGGGCCACCGGCTTCGGGTGTTACCGACTTTCGTGACGTGACGGGCGGTGTGTACAAGGCCCGGGAACGTATTCACCGCAGCAATGCTGATCTGCGATTACTAGCAACTCCGACTTCATGGGGTCGAGTTGCAGACCCCAATCCGAACTGAGACAGGCTTTTTGAGATTCGCTCCGCCTCACGGCTTCGCAGCTCATTGTACCTGCCATTGTAGCACGTGTGCAGCCCAAGACATAAGGGGCATGATGACTTGACGTCGTCCCCACCTTCCTCCGAGTTGACCCCGGCAGTCTCCTGTGAGTCCCCATCACCCCGAAGGGCATGCTGGCAACACAGAACAAGGGTTGCGCTCGTTGCGGGACTTAACCCAACATCTCACGACACGAGCTGACGACAGCCATGCACCACCTGTACACCGACCACAAGGGGGCGACCATCTCTGGCCGTTTCCGGTGTATGTCAAGCCTTGGTAAGGTTCTTCGCGTTGCGTCGAATTAAGCCACATGCTCCGCTGCTTGTGCGGGCCCCCGTCAATTCCTTTGAGTTTTAGCCTTGCGGCCGTACTCCCCAGGCGGGGAACTTAATGCGTTAGCTGCGGCACCGACGACGTGGAATGTCGCCAACACCTAGTTCCCACCGTTTACGGCGTGGACTACCAGGGTATCTAATCCTGTTCGCTCCCCACGCTTTCGCTCCTCAGCGTCAGTAATGGCCCAGAGATCCGCCTTCGCCACCGGTGTTCCTCCTGATATCTGCGCATTTCACCGCTACACCAGGAATTCCGATCTCCCCTACCACACTCTAGCTAGCCCGTATCGAATGCAGACCCGGGGTTAAGCCCCGGGCTTTCACACCCGACGTGACAAGCCGCCTACGAGCTCTTTACGCCCAATAATTCCGGACAACGCTTGCGCCCTACGTATTACCGCGGCTGCTGGCACGTAGTTAGCCGGCGCTTCTTCTGCAGGTACCGTCACTTTCGCTTCTTCCCTGCTGAAAGAGGTTTACAACCCGAAGGCCGTCATCCCTCACGCGGCGTCGCTGCATCAGGCTTTCGCCCATTGTGCAATATTCCCCACTGCTGCCTCCCGTAGGAGTCTGGGCCGTGTCTCAGTCCCAGTGTGGCCGGTCGCCCTCTCAGGCCGGCTACCCGTCGTCGCCTTGGTGAGCCACTACCTCACCAACAAGCTGATAGGCCGCGGGCTCATCCTTCACCGCCGGAGCTTTTAACCCACCCGGATGCCCGGGCAGGTGTTATCCGGTATTAGACCCCGTTTCCAGGGCTTGTCCCAGAGTGAAGGGCAGATTGCCCACGTGTTACTCACCCGTTCGCCACTAATCCACCCCGAAGGGCTTCATCGTTCGACTTGCATGTGTTAAGCACGCCGCCAGCGTTCGTCCTGAGCCAGGATCAAACTCTCCGTGAATGTTTTCCCGTAATCGGGACGACACCACGAGAGCGGAACCAAGGAGAGGAATAATCCCCTCGGTTCACAGCGTCCTCGCTGTGCGCCTACCGGACAGTGCCCGGCAGGACTTTTTCAAAGGAACCTCGTCCCAGCCGATCGGCCGGAGACGGGGTATCAACATATCTGGCGTTGATTTTTGGCACGCTGTTGAGTTCTCAAGGAACGGACGCTTCCTTTGTACTCACCCTCTCGGGCTTTCCTCCGGGCGCTTCCCTTCGGTCTTGCTGTCTTGCTTTGTTCTTGCGTTTCCGACTCTATCAGACCGTTTCCCGATCCGATTTCCTCGGTGCTTTCCAGGTTCCCGCTCTCGCGTTTCCCTTTCCGGCGGTTCCGACTTTATCAGAGATTCTGAGTCAGAATTTCCGTCCCGCTCGGGATGGTTCCTGGCACACGGTCGTGCCGGGTTCCCGTTCAGGCGGAGCCGTAAACGTACTGGAGCGGGGCGCCCCGATGCAAATCGAGGGGCCCCGCTCCGGAGTTGGCGCGTGCGAGGGGTCAGACCTCGACGACGACGGGCAGGATCATCGGGCGGCGGCGGTAGTTGTCCGAGACCCACTTGCCCAGCGTGCGGCGGATGAGTTGCTGCATCTGGTGGGGCTCGACCACGCCGTCCTGGGCCGAGCGCTCCAGGACTTCCGTGACCTTCGGGATGACGTCCGCGAAGGCGGAGTCGTCGATGCCCGAACCACGCGCGTGGACGTGGGGGCCGGCGGTGATCTTGCCCGTACTCGAGTCGATCACCACGAAGACCGAGATGATGCCCTCGTCTCCGAGGATCTTGCGGTCCTTGAGCGCCGGCTCGCCCACGTCACCGACCGAGAGGCCGTCGACGTACACGTAACCCGCCTGGACCTTGCCGGAGATCTTGGCCTTGCCCTCGATGAGGTCGACGACGATTCCGTCCTCGGCGATCACGATGCGGTCGTGCGGGATGCCGGTGAGGGCGCCGAGCTCGGCGTTGGCGCGCAGGTGGCGCCATTCACCGTGGACCGGCATCAGGTTCCGCGGCTTGCAGATGTTGTAGAAGTACAGCAGCTCGCCCGCGGAGGCGTGGCCGGAGACGTGCACCTTGGCGTTGCCCTTGTGGACGACGTTGGCGCCCCAGCGAGTGAGACCGTTGATGACGCGGTAGACCGCGTTCTCGTTGCCCGGGATGAGCGACGAGGCCAGGATCACCGTGTCGCCCTGGACGATCCGGATCTGGTGGTCCCGGTTGGCCATCCTCGA is a window of Streptomyces mirabilis DNA encoding:
- a CDS encoding SpoIIE family protein phosphatase; its protein translation is MTTGLHPGGQPQDPRPTGNQALPRQERVGHGAPHADNRTRSAVITARAAASFDPVGRSVATARSFVRDTLQGWGFADIVDDAVVLTSELVTNAVVHAGTSADVLCLRSDGGVRIEVADRYPEREIPLQVTAVNMGSPDREGGRGLQLCAALAGRWGVDYSPTHKQVWFHLDLPDRPVGTRTAGPALPADLLPLADGRVRVAVIQIDRVGAISAWNEDAEDLFGYAAEQVIGKPLTDLAAWPHTPGTSTGIVEALQLSRWEGSYGLRGASGRVTPVYASHLRVRDTGGEPSTVCLLVRDHERAVLQTPLRVSATDTTTSSEGQATDPFEVFIGSPAPDDLDGLLQRTVERARDMLDGDSAFLLLATDDETELEVRASTGLPSARQRFARVPVEAGPGRYGSARMPAVHEDLTVVPGAVPLLAGTGMRSVVTVPLKVEGRLTGSLGVAAEGPARYSNEEALRLQFAADRIALAVESARLGELERLRRGSLSFLVEASDLLAGTLDRDQTLALMAQMTVPTLATWCAVYTIADQASDPYLSYVLHEDEERIDGLKALLSKIAPPDPVPTPGARVWAAPGEAAHQAALRTSMRSLGLGEPASVTSGIGTTLATAAAVGGETVVLPLVARNRVIGMLTLGKPSDEHFRQEILELAEDLSRRAALALDNARLYSERTAISQSLQRSLLPPDLPHIDGVEVEVIYRAAGEGNEVGGDFYDLFPIRDGVYGFAIGDVCGTGPEAAAVTGLARHALRLLAREGFGGPAVLERLNSAILDEGARSRFLTLLYGELWPQEDGSAMLKVVCAGHPLPLRLRQDGTVEAAAEPQPLLGVMEDLELYEQTITLDPGDVLLCVTDGVTERREGTRMLGDDGLTDVLTTCTGLTAGAVAARVMRAVERFASDAPSDDMAILAMRVPGLQRD
- a CDS encoding DegT/DnrJ/EryC1/StrS family aminotransferase — its product is MLRAAGVGVGDEVIVPAFGNVEVAEAATQVGASAVFADIDPVTYCLEAGAVEAAVTPRSTAIVVVHRFGRSADMARLRDVGQRRGLLVLELGESEAPYDEIAQRRERAAYLDGRLSGVRTPDGGDGHTYQQYVVRVPGNGRPDRDAFARAVRAKGVECRVPVKTPVHRLPGFRRDVHLPETERAADETLALPVDASLTRREMQRIVSACNALGGLLQPAF